One genomic segment of Microtus ochrogaster isolate Prairie Vole_2 linkage group LG8, MicOch1.0, whole genome shotgun sequence includes these proteins:
- the Zfp64 gene encoding zinc finger protein 64 isoform X3 has translation MSRRKQAKPQHLCSLEPQPACNEPGRAVPRVAGERASALDDKVPKPSDLTAEDGDTQQAPAFALPSEAKEQTGTLGERTFNCCYPGCRFKTVHGMKDLDRHVRIHTGDKPHKCEFCEKCFSRKDNLTMHMRCHTSVKPHKCHLCDYAAVDSSSLKKHLRIHSDERPYKCQLCPYASRNSSQLTVHLRSHTGDTPFQCWLCSAKFKISSDLKRHMIVHSGEKPFKCEFCDVRCTMKANLKSHVRIKHTFKCLHCAFQGRDRADLLEHSRLHQADHPEKCPQCTYSCSSPAALRVHSRVHCKDRPFKCDFCSFDTKRPSSLAKHMDKVHREGTKTENRAPQGQGKDGPQESSPHHVAQIITQRAFQCDKCGASFVRDDSLRCHRKQHSDWGENKNSNLVTFPSESVASGQLSPLVSVGRLESTLEPSHDL, from the exons ATGTCGCGACGCAAGCAAGCCAAGCCCCAGCACCTGTGCTCTCTGGAGCCGCAGCCCGCGTGCAACGAGCCCGGCAGAGCTGTCCCGCGCGTAGCCGGGGAGCGGG CCTCTGCGCTCGATGACAAAGTCCCGAAACCATCGGACCTCACTGCTGAAGACGGTGACACCCAGCAAGCCCCTGCTTTCGCGCTACCCTCGGAAGCAAAGGAACAGACGGGCACCCTCGGAGAGAGGACCTTTAACTGCTGCTACCCAG gTTGTCGTTTCAAAACCGTTCATGGCATGAAAGATTTGGACCGCCACGTGAGAATACACACAG GAGACAAGCCGCACAAGTGTGAGTTCTGTGAAAAGTGCTTCAGCCGGAAGGACAACCTGACCATGCACATGCGCTGCCACACAAGCGTGAAGCCACACAAGTGCCACCTGTGCGACTATGCGGCCGTGGACAGCAGCAGCCTCAAGAAGCACCTGCGCATCCACTCGGACGAGCGGCCTTACAAGTGCCAGCTCTGCCCCTACGCCAGCCGCAACTCCAGCCAGCTCACCGTGCACCTGCGCTCACACACGG GGGACACCCCCTTCCAGTGCTGGCTCTGTAGCGCCAAGTTCAAAATCAGCTCGGATCTGAAGCGCCACATGATCGTGCACTCGGGGGAGAAGCCTTTCAAATGCGAGTTCTGCGATGTCCGCTGCACCATGAAGGCGAACCTCAAGTCGCACGTCCGCATCAAGCACACCTTCAAGTGTCTGCACTGTGCGTTCCAGGGCCGGGACCGGGCGGACCTGCTGGAGCACAGCCGACTGCATCAGGCTGACCACCCCGAGAAATGCCCCCAGTGCACCTACTCCTGCTCCAGCCCGGCCGCCCTGCGCGTGCACAGCAGGGTCCACTGCAAGGACCGGCCCTTCAAATGTGACTTCTGCAGCTTTGACACAAAACGGCCCAGCAGCCTGGCCAAGCACATGGACAAAGTGCACAGGGAAGGGACCAAGACAGAGAACAGGGCCCCGCAGGGGCAGGGCAAGGATGGGCCACAGGAGAGCAGCCCCCACCACGTGGCCCAGATTATCACCCAGAGGGCCTTCCAGTGTGACAAGTGTGGCGCCTCCTTTGTCAGGGACGACTCTCTGAGGTGCCATCGGAAGCAGCACAGTGACTGGGGTGAGAATAAGAACTCGAACTTGGTCACTTTCCCCTCAGAAAGCGTTGCTTCGGGGCAGCTCAGCCCGCTGGTCTCTGTGGGGCGGCTGGAGAGCACCCTGGAGCCCAGTCATGACCTCTAG